One part of the Anaeromyxobacter sp. Fw109-5 genome encodes these proteins:
- the purM gene encoding phosphoribosylformylglycinamidine cyclo-ligase: protein MSLTYRDAGVDIDEGDRLVELIKPHARPTLRPEVLAGIGGFGGLFALDVKKYREPVLVSGTDGVGTKLKVAFAANRHDTIGIDLVAMCVNDVAVVGAEPLFFLDYFGTGKLSAEQGAEVVKGIAEGCRQAGCALIGGETAELPGFYAPGEYDLAGFAVGCVERSRIVDGKGVAPGDVVVGVASTGLHSNGYSLARKALMDRHPLDRRFDGLGGRTLGEALLEPTRIYAKDVLALLDAVPVKAFSHITGGGLPGNVPRTLPDGTRAVLEEKRWPRPAIFDLVEREGGVPRDEMYRTFNMGLGLVAVVAPGDEAAAHAALRARGLDAWTVGQIEVGTGEATCEVVR, encoded by the coding sequence ATGTCCCTCACCTATCGCGACGCGGGCGTCGACATCGACGAGGGCGACCGCCTCGTCGAGCTCATCAAGCCCCATGCCCGCCCCACCCTCCGCCCGGAGGTCCTCGCCGGGATCGGCGGCTTCGGGGGGCTGTTCGCGCTCGACGTGAAGAAGTACCGCGAGCCGGTGCTCGTCTCCGGCACGGACGGGGTCGGGACGAAGCTCAAGGTCGCCTTCGCGGCGAACCGGCACGACACCATCGGCATCGACCTCGTGGCGATGTGCGTGAACGACGTGGCGGTCGTGGGCGCCGAGCCGCTCTTCTTCCTCGACTACTTCGGGACCGGCAAGCTCTCGGCCGAGCAGGGCGCCGAGGTGGTGAAGGGCATCGCCGAGGGCTGCCGCCAGGCGGGCTGCGCCCTCATCGGCGGCGAGACCGCGGAGCTCCCGGGCTTCTACGCGCCGGGCGAGTACGACCTCGCCGGCTTCGCGGTGGGCTGCGTGGAGCGGTCTCGGATCGTGGACGGGAAGGGCGTCGCGCCGGGCGACGTCGTCGTCGGGGTGGCGTCCACGGGGCTCCACTCGAACGGCTACTCGCTCGCGCGCAAGGCGCTCATGGACCGCCACCCGCTCGACCGGCGCTTCGACGGCCTCGGCGGTCGGACGCTCGGGGAGGCGCTCCTCGAGCCCACCCGGATCTACGCTAAGGACGTCCTCGCGCTGCTGGACGCGGTGCCGGTCAAGGCGTTCTCCCACATCACCGGGGGAGGCCTGCCCGGCAACGTCCCGCGCACCCTCCCCGACGGCACCCGCGCCGTGCTCGAGGAGAAGCGCTGGCCGCGGCCCGCGATCTTCGATCTCGTCGAGCGCGAAGGGGGGGTCCCGCGCGACGAGATGTACCGGACCTTCAACATGGGGCTGGGGCTCGTGGCGGTGGTCGCCCCGGGGGACGAGGCGGCCGCGCACGCCGCGCTGCGCGCCCGCGGGCTCGACGCCTGGACCGTCGGGCAGATCGAGGTGGGCACCGGCGAGGCGACCTGCGAGGTGGTGCGGTGA
- the purN gene encoding phosphoribosylglycinamide formyltransferase, with amino-acid sequence MIRVGVLASGGGTNLQAILDACGAGGAARRIDAEVAVVVSNVPTAGALDRARRAGVATEVLPSKGVADREAYDLALVEVLRAHRVEVVCLAGYMRLVTPAFLRAFGPTSGSRGCPRVLNVHPGLLPSFPGLHAQRQCVEYGARFAGCTVHFVDEGTDTGPVIAQAVVPVLPDDDDAALAARILQQEHRLYPQAIQWLSEGRLSVEGRRVRVDGARAAPAAPVTNPVVELG; translated from the coding sequence GTGATCCGGGTCGGCGTCCTCGCCTCGGGCGGCGGCACGAACCTGCAGGCGATCCTGGACGCGTGCGGGGCCGGGGGCGCCGCGCGCCGCATCGACGCCGAGGTCGCGGTGGTGGTGTCGAACGTCCCGACCGCCGGCGCGCTCGATCGGGCGCGTCGCGCGGGGGTCGCGACCGAGGTCCTCCCGTCCAAGGGCGTCGCGGATCGGGAGGCCTACGACCTCGCGCTGGTCGAGGTCCTGCGCGCGCATCGCGTCGAGGTGGTGTGCCTCGCCGGCTACATGCGCCTCGTCACCCCTGCCTTCCTCCGCGCCTTCGGCCCGACCTCCGGGTCGCGCGGCTGCCCGCGCGTGCTGAACGTCCACCCTGGCCTCTTGCCGAGCTTCCCCGGGCTCCACGCGCAGCGGCAGTGCGTCGAGTACGGCGCGCGCTTCGCCGGCTGCACCGTGCACTTCGTGGACGAGGGGACCGACACCGGCCCGGTCATCGCGCAGGCGGTCGTGCCGGTGCTGCCGGACGACGACGACGCGGCGCTCGCCGCGCGCATCCTCCAGCAGGAGCACCGGCTCTATCCGCAGGCCATCCAGTGGCTGTCGGAGGGGCGGCTCTCCGTCGAGGGGCGCCGCGTGCGCGTGGACGGCGCGCGCGCCGCGCCCGCGGCGCCGGTCACGAACCCGGTCGTCGAGCTCGGCTGA